One genomic segment of Hymenobacter psoromatis includes these proteins:
- a CDS encoding energy transducer TonB, translated as MAGSALAQSSALAQSPALASAGPLPMGSLAASAAPRATPTPGLLFKPDSIFVNPQMRPQFTGGDAALRAYLMKNLRYPELALRQHVTGKVYVCFILNAAGHITDASVVRGPGSGLNEEALRLVWLMPNWVPAQQQGQAVRVSCTLPIEFQE; from the coding sequence TTGGCCGGCTCCGCGCTGGCCCAGAGCTCCGCGCTGGCCCAGAGCCCCGCACTGGCCTCCGCCGGGCCGCTACCAATGGGTAGCCTGGCCGCGAGCGCTGCCCCCAGGGCCACGCCTACCCCCGGCTTGCTGTTCAAGCCCGATTCTATTTTCGTGAACCCGCAGATGCGACCGCAGTTTACGGGCGGCGACGCGGCTTTACGCGCTTACCTGATGAAAAACCTGCGTTACCCTGAGTTGGCTCTGCGTCAGCACGTTACAGGTAAGGTGTACGTATGCTTTATCCTGAATGCCGCCGGGCATATCACCGATGCTTCGGTGGTGCGCGGTCCCGGCAGCGGCCTCAACGAAGAGGCCCTGCGGCTGGTGTGGCTCATGCCCAACTGGGTGCCTGCCCAGCAGCAAGGGCAGGCCGTGCGGGTATCGTGCACGCTGCCCATCGAGTTTCAGGAGTAG
- a CDS encoding putative DNA modification/repair radical SAM protein, translating to MNERIQEKLSILADAAKYDVSCSSSGGKRKNEQQGLGTAEGMGICHSFTEDGRCVSLLKILLTNHCIFDCAYCVSRRSNDVKRAAFTVDEVVDLTINFYRRNYIEGLFLSSGIFSSPDYTMERLVRIVKKLRTEHNFNGYIHVKTIPGASPELIQEAGLYADRLSVNIELPSELALQNLAPEKNYAEILTPMAQIRDGIIQNKEEKALFKKVPQFATAGQSTQLIVGASDENDLQIIKLSDSLYQGYGLKRVYYSGYVPITDDARLPQVTQPPLVREHRLYQTDWLMRFYGFEADEILDPAHPYLDLEIDPKLAWALRNRHLFPVDVNVADRAVLLRIPGVGARSVERIIQARRFTSLTAEHLGQFGIVMKRARHFLSARGLAPAALGELDSQQVRRQILFGGKATRSALVTQQLDLFAQVG from the coding sequence ATGAACGAGCGCATTCAGGAGAAGCTAAGCATCTTAGCCGACGCCGCCAAGTACGACGTATCGTGCAGCAGCAGTGGCGGCAAGCGCAAAAACGAGCAGCAGGGCTTGGGCACCGCCGAGGGCATGGGCATCTGCCACAGCTTTACCGAGGACGGCCGTTGCGTGAGCCTGCTCAAGATTCTGCTCACCAACCACTGCATCTTCGACTGCGCCTACTGCGTGTCGCGCCGCTCGAACGACGTGAAGCGCGCCGCCTTCACCGTGGATGAAGTGGTGGACCTGACCATCAACTTTTACCGCCGCAACTACATCGAGGGTCTGTTTCTGAGCAGCGGCATTTTCAGCTCGCCCGACTACACGATGGAGCGTTTGGTGCGCATCGTGAAAAAGCTGCGCACCGAGCACAATTTCAACGGCTACATCCACGTCAAAACCATCCCCGGCGCGTCGCCCGAGCTGATTCAGGAAGCCGGCCTCTACGCCGACCGCCTGAGCGTGAATATCGAGCTGCCCTCGGAGCTGGCCTTGCAAAACCTGGCTCCGGAGAAGAACTACGCCGAGATTCTGACCCCGATGGCCCAGATTCGGGACGGTATTATTCAGAATAAAGAGGAGAAGGCGCTGTTTAAGAAGGTACCGCAGTTTGCCACTGCCGGCCAGAGTACGCAGCTCATCGTGGGGGCATCGGATGAGAATGATTTACAGATAATTAAGCTCTCCGACTCGCTCTACCAAGGCTACGGCCTCAAGCGGGTGTATTACTCGGGCTACGTGCCGATTACCGACGATGCGCGCCTGCCGCAAGTCACGCAGCCGCCGCTCGTGCGCGAGCACCGGCTGTACCAAACCGACTGGCTGATGCGTTTTTACGGCTTTGAGGCCGACGAGATTCTGGACCCCGCGCACCCGTACCTCGACCTCGAAATCGACCCCAAGCTGGCCTGGGCGCTGCGCAACCGCCACCTGTTTCCGGTGGATGTGAACGTGGCCGACCGCGCCGTGCTGCTGCGCATTCCGGGGGTAGGGGCGCGCTCCGTCGAGCGCATTATCCAGGCCCGGCGCTTTACGTCGCTTACGGCCGAGCACCTCGGCCAGTTTGGGATAGTGATGAAGCGGGCGCGGCATTTCCTTTCGGCGCGGGGCCTGGCTCCGGCTGCCCTCGGCGAGCTGGACTCGCAGCAGGTGCGCCGCCAGATTTTGTTTGGAGGTAAGGCTACGCGCTCGGCTTTAGTCACGCAGCAACTGGACTTGTTTGCCCAGGTGGGGTAG
- a CDS encoding alpha/beta fold hydrolase, whose translation MDYPLEHHTVPTNGLRLHVVQCGPANGPLVVLLHGFPEFWYSWRAQLPALAAAGYRVWAPDQRGYNLSDKPLKIKDYVLPTLAADIIGLLDAADCRQAFIVGHDWGGIVAWYLAAHYPQRVARATILNVPHPAVVGPSLWRVPDQLLRSWYILFFQLPSLPEWLLRRRNWRWGEQALRRTSRPGTFGAAEVARYKVAWAQPGAAAAMVNWYRALRRPAGTWPPIRVPVQVLWGQRDAFLNARLAKISLTQCQDGRLHYFPEATHWVQLEEAAGVNARLLNFMAESAAVTPATTLPA comes from the coding sequence ATGGACTACCCCCTCGAACACCACACCGTGCCCACCAATGGCCTGCGGCTGCACGTGGTGCAGTGCGGCCCCGCCAATGGCCCGCTCGTGGTGCTACTGCACGGCTTTCCGGAGTTTTGGTACAGCTGGCGGGCGCAGCTTCCGGCGCTGGCTGCCGCCGGCTACCGCGTGTGGGCCCCCGACCAGCGCGGCTATAACCTGAGCGATAAGCCCTTGAAAATCAAAGATTACGTCCTGCCGACCCTGGCCGCCGATATTATTGGCTTGCTCGATGCGGCGGACTGCCGCCAGGCATTTATCGTGGGCCACGACTGGGGCGGCATCGTGGCGTGGTATCTGGCCGCGCACTACCCCCAGCGCGTGGCGCGGGCTACTATTCTCAACGTGCCGCACCCGGCCGTGGTAGGCCCCAGCCTATGGCGTGTGCCCGACCAGCTGCTGCGAAGCTGGTATATTCTATTTTTTCAATTGCCAAGCCTGCCCGAGTGGCTGCTACGGCGGCGCAACTGGCGCTGGGGCGAGCAGGCGCTGCGCCGCACCAGCCGGCCCGGTACCTTCGGCGCGGCCGAAGTGGCGCGCTACAAAGTAGCCTGGGCGCAGCCGGGGGCCGCGGCGGCGATGGTCAATTGGTACCGGGCGCTGCGGCGGCCAGCCGGCACGTGGCCGCCCATTCGAGTGCCGGTGCAAGTGCTCTGGGGCCAGCGCGATGCTTTTTTGAACGCCCGGCTGGCCAAAATCAGTCTCACGCAGTGCCAGGATGGCCGCCTGCACTATTTCCCCGAGGCCACGCACTGGGTGCAGCTTGAAGAAGCGGCGGGTGTGAATGCCCGGCTGCTGAATTTTATGGCCGAGTCGGCGG